ttgggctAGGGTGTCCCCAGGAACATGACACAGCACTCACGTGCTCCAGGAAGAggtgcagctctgggtgctgggctgggtggaTCGTGGCCTCGTAGAGCGGCAGGAAGATATTCTCCAGCATCTCCTGGAAGTTGGCCAACTGCTTCTTCGTCCGGTAGATGTCACTGCAGGGAACGGACCCCACTCAGAGCCGGctttctccctccccaccccaccccagccAGCAGTGGGGTGGCCTGCATCTCCCCAACCCAACTGAGGGTTCCTGTCCTCCCTTCACTCACAAGAGCCGGGGCACCTGCACGAGCCAGCGCACGTTGTTGGAGTGGACACGGTGGCTGACGGCCCAGCGGGCCAGCTTGTCCCACTCATCCCGCGAGCGGCCGTAGATCGACAGACGCAGCTCTGCGTTCTGGTACTTGCTCTCCTCCAGGTCTGCCATCACCTCCTGATGGGAAGGGACAAGAGACAACTGTCACTGCTTGGCCACCAGGAAAGGGACATGAGTTGTACCACCACCACAAGGAGAGGAGGTGGCCCACCTTGATGATGTGGGCAAAGTACTTCCCCGAGACGCGGTTGTCTGTCTTGATGAAGATCTCCCGCAGGATGGACTCCCCGATGGGGTTGTACTTGGCGTTGAACTTGTCAAAGCGGTGGAAGGTGTTGCGGTCCTGAACgtgggacaggtgtgacctGAGAGCCCTCATCACCCACCCCACACCCCATTCACAGCCCCCACCAACCCCCCATGCCTTGGGAAAACTCCCTGGAGAAGATCCCACACCCCAACCAAGaatgggctgggggctccactCATCCCCAGGGTTTGGGAGCCTCCCATACCGCATGGACATCCAGTGTGTCCACGCTCAGGTCGTAGGCTGTGAGGTTCATTGTCTCAAACACCTCCTTGAGCgtctgctccttccccttctccacATGGACAATTTCATCCAGGTGCTTCTTCATTGCCCGCTTGATGAAGCGCAAGAGATGCTTCTGGTTCATGCAGGACGAGGCATGGATGTGGGTGTCCACCTGCACCAGGGAGGTGATGCTCAGCCCTGAGACCCTCCAAGAGCTCCCCAGTCAAGCCAGGAACCCTCCAGGACCCGGGACTAGCTCAGGATCCCCAGGTACCTTGCGGATGTTGTAGAAGTCGCGGTGAGGCACCTTCTTCTGGGCCGCCAACTCCTTCATCTCATTGAGCAGCACATGCATCTGGAACTTGTTGCTCAGGTACTGCAGCCGGCGGTAGCAGAAGGATTTGCTGCCCAAAACAGGGAAGAGGAGCTCAGTTTGAGGGTGAGGAAGCAGAACATCCAGCCCCAAAAGGCAGGTGCCCCCAGATATGGGAACATGGACTCTTGGACACAGGTGAGGGTGGACGTGGGAACTGCAACAGCACCATGTGCCAGAGTCACTGCCATGTccttggggctgtccctggggtcCTGTCACACCCCTATTATGGGATCCCCCCCAGGGTGGGACCCTCCCGTGGGACCCTTCCCCTTACATGGGCCCATTGATGATCAATGCCATGAGGAAATTCATGTCGGCGATAAACTCCTGCAGGTCGGGGTATGGCAggtccagctctgtgctcctggcGGGGGACACACGTGAGAGTCACACAGCCCCCGCAAAAACTCATCACCCCAGTGAGTAGGACCCTCCCCCTCACAAAACTTACTTGTCAGTGATGTCCTGCTTGGTGTAGACATGCACGACACCATCCACCATCTTCAGCCCGAAGCCCAGGTCCGCCGGCATGTTCTGGGGATCCCACATCTCATAGGGGTGCTGCTCAGCAAACGGGGGGTGCACGGGGGCATCTGCAGTCAGGAGATATCCAACATCACCCCaaaagctcctgcagcaccccagctcAGCACTGAGACCCCCCCACAGTGTGCTCACCAGCAGCCACGGGGGTCTCAGGCACCTCCTCGTAGCCACGGGTCTCCAGGGGCTTCTCggagagctcctgcaggtaGCGGGCCGTGGTCTTGCAGAAGCTCTGGAGGGACAGTCCCATGTACTTCTCCCGCACAAACAGCGCCTTCACCACGCTCTTGGCTGCATCCAGCAGGTCAGTGAAGGGCACCTGGAGAGGGgacaccaaacaaaaaaccaccccccAAGCTGGGGTTGGCAGCCTGGAGACCCTTGCCTGGTTACCAGGGGGGTTAGGGGGAGGCTCACCCCACACTTCTCCTCCCCAGAGATGGTGACCCGCTGGAATTCTCGCTCCAGCAGTGCCTCCCGCTCCTTGGGGACATGGTCCACCAGGCTGTCACTCTGCTCCTTCAAGAGCCTGTGGGGACAGATGTGACCAGTGGGACAGTGACAGGTCTGCCCCATTCCCATGTATGCCAACAGTAGCATGAGCCCCACCCCAGGGACTgtgtccagccctggggtggcagGATGGTGACACTGTCCCCAGAGATGCCATCACGAGGttgtggcagctgtgccacccaCGTCCTTTTTGTGGTGgcattttccctcttcccaaaACACATCCCTCAACCCTGATGAGCACAATGAAAagtgggggggaggaggaagggcacaaagaacaaaaaaactcaCGACAGAGACAGCTCCCAAGCGGagacaggagggagggggacACACAGCATCAGACCCCCCATCCAGGGGAAGACAGGGCCAGGACAGGggtcctgtgccagcagcagagctgagacccccagctcaccccaacccccctccccaggtgcatTCAGTGTCAGTAAGAGTGGCTGGGAGGGACCTCTTGGCTCCATGCTTGGGTGTGCTGGGTCAGAGCGGGGCCAGGCGGGTCCCCGATCCCCCCCGTGGCCCCGGCCGGTGACACCGAGCCGGACACTCACTGTAAGTCCGcagcactgtcaattttcagGAAGTCCTGTTTGGCTCTGAGCAAAATGTCGGGCTCAAGTCTGGGGACAAGGAGGCGGCGGTGGAGgggggggacagccagggggacGAGGGGGAGAGAAATGGGGGGAGCCGGGGAGAGAAAACACCCCGTTAATGCCAAAACAACAGAAACCAGACAGAAACCAGCCAAAAACTCACTGCAAAGGGGACACCAAGTGCGACACCCACGGGAGagggcacacagagctggcacagagacAGCCTCTTGGGGCGGGGAGGTGGCCTGGCCCCGTGCAGGGCTCCCTTCCAGCGATTTGGGGTGTACATAGGGGGAACCCCCCAGGCTTACTTGACGTCCTGGCTGATCTGGCGCTCCAGGCGCTGGCGCCGCTCCTCCAGCTGCTCGATGGGGCTCTCCTCAGGGAACTCGTAGGGAGCCGTGCGCATCTCGTTCTCAGCCAGCGAGCGGCaaaacagctcctgcagagcagccctgctgtgagccgagcccagggcagccttgtggtgagctgagcccagagcagcccagtcATAAGCTGGgtgcagcctcagccctgccacaggctgagcccagagcagccctgagttgtgcccagagcatccctgagctgagcccagagcagtcCTGCAttgagctgtgcccagagcagccctgccatgagctggctgcagcctcagccctgccatgAACCTCAACCCCTGTGTTGGCAGAGAAAGGCTCACAGGGATTCCCACACTCAGAGCTGAAGaagtggggaggaaggagggtttggggaggacaGGAGtggaggaaggatggaaggGAGACCTCCCCACTCCCCCAACATATGCTCATCCCTCCAGACCTGGCAAACTCGGTGCCCCAGACCCACCTCAGCGATCTCCTTGTATTTGCCATCCATGGATGTGCGCAGATCCACGGGGAAATGCTTCAGGCTATGGGGGGTCCCGGGCAGGGACCAGGCTGACTGCAGGGGTCGGGCCCCTGGCCCCCCccgcagctctgcagggagtgGGACAACATCAGCTGGGGGGGGTCTGGACCCCCACCTGGGCAGGAAGGGGTTAATcagcccctccacagccccccctccccaccatgGAACTGGGATGCTCTTCCCAATGGGGatgatggggaaactgaggcagctgAAGGGGAAGAGGGCCCCCCCTCTCTAATCCCCCtggggcactgggtgggctgCTGGCTCCACTGGAGGCTCTAAGAAGCCAAAGTGAAtgaggggctcagggctgggctgcaggacccccaTGGCATGGGGGGCACAACACTGGGGTCCCAGCTagtgccacctccctgcccctcatcccatcccatccttcCCATCACAGGGGGGCACATCCCCACACTGGGGGGATGGGAGGCCTCCAAACCCACCCCATTGCCCCACACccccctgctcccaccagcacTGGGGCCATCAGGCTGGGGGatgccccagtgccaccccagtgccaaCCCCCTCCTCTGCAACCCCCAACCTACTACAGACCTGCCTGGGGGGCACTGGAAATCAGGTCCTACTGGTAAACTGGGTCCACCAGTAAGAGCCCCtccacccagcacagcctgggggaagATCCAGGTCCCCTGACCCCCAAACTTGAGCCTCCACCCCATTTGCTCCCTGCATCACCCCAATGGGAAtgggggggctgggctgtgccacccAGGGTAGGGATGGCACTGGTGTCATCACATGTGCTGGTGGTGCCTTTCCTGGGGCACCCAGggtgccctgtgccccagggacATATCCTATGCTGCCCATGTGTGACAggtggtggccctggtggcactCCAAGATCCCCCCCCAACACGGGTGCCAGACAGATGACAACCCCAAGGTTCCACCTTGCCCACCCGTGCCACCATCCAGAACACACTGTGCCACCCAGTCAGGACAAAAGTGGGTcaccagagccaggagcagcccagtgATGCCCCTAGACCCCCCAGAAATACCAGCCAGGTGACAACCCCGTAGTGCCACCTCACCCCGGTGATGTCACCACGCTCACCCTGTGTCACCACCACCATTTGCCATCCACCCAGAACACACGTGTGCCACCCACGTGTGGGAACAGCCCCAGTGACACCCTGAGACCCTCTCTCAACAGTGCCAGCCGGGTGTCAACCACAAAGTGCCACCTTGCCCACCCAGTGCCGCCGCCACCCCGTGCCAGCAGCCCCGCACGTGTCACCCGAGGTCGCCCCCGCGAAGcccccccctgctccccccaaaCCGGGCCCGCATCCCCCAGCgctccccctccttcctcctcctcctcttcctctgctctcaCTGCGCCACCGAGGCGCTGGCGGGaggggacacgcagggccccCCCCGCCGCTGCCACACCTCCCGGTGCCGGGACACGGTGGTggctcccccccccccaaaccaaaaacccctcTGAACAGCAAGGCGGCATTgtctcccccccaaaaatgatCCCCCCTACTCGCAGCATCGCCACCCCCCCAGGGACGTGACCTGGCTGtccccctgggctgtcccctcgGGAGTGGGGggtatttgggggggggtctcacctgcgGGGCTGGGGGTCTGCAGGCTACCCCGCTTCTTGAAGGAACACTTGGCCGGGGGGGCAGAGGACATGGCGGCTCCAGGGGGGCCGGGGAGGAGCGGAGGGGCTGATGCTGACGGTGATGATGGTGATGGGGGCGGGGGGTGACGGGGGGCGCCCGGGGGACTCTTACGGCGGCGGGGCCGCAGCGGCCGCTCCCTCCCCTGGTTGATGATTGATGCAGGAACCCGGGAATGGACCAAAGTCCCCGGAGGGGCCCGGCCGGAAACCGGGACGAGGAAGAGGATGGGGCGGGCGGAGGATGtggcgaggaggaggaggaggaggaaggaggtggctgctgcgcttgggggttgggggggggggggggaggcaAGACCCgggatggggctgtgagctACGGGGAGCGGGGCTGTgacagccctgggccagccGTGACCCCCCCCACGGACAGCCCTGTACCCCCCCGGACAAACGTGACAGCCCCCGGAGGAGCGCCCTGTACCCGTGTGGGGTCAGCCGTGATCCCCAGACAGCCGTGACATCCCCGGGACAGCCACCCCAGGCGGCTCTGTAGCTCTGTGGGACCCCCAGGACAGCCCGAAGCCCCTCCTCGGGGACAGTCGTTACCCCCCGGTTCAGCCCTAACGTCCCCCCCGAGCGGGCATCGTACCCCGCGAGAGATGGGATTGGACCCCCCCAAAGTGACAGCGATGTTTCTAAAATAGCGTaaaccccccccacccctgATGTGGACATTATGCCCCCCCCAATACGGACACTGCCCACCCCCGAACAGGCATCGCTCCCCAAAAAGACAGGGTGTACTTCTTCCCCATCCAGAGCCTAGTCCTATCCCAGTGGGaatccctgtgccccccagcgGGCACCGTCACCCCCGGGATGGgcatccccctccccagggctggcgcTGCACCCCCAACAGAGACCGTCACCCCCCTCCCGTTAAACACTGTACCCCCAAAGGCACCGGGTACCTCCGAAATCAGCCACTGCCCCCCAAAATGGGGCATCGCCTCCTCTATGATGATGatccaccccccccccccccccccaccagaTACGGCACCGCACCCCAAAAGGATTCGCACTCCTTCAGCACTCCTCCGCTCACACCCTGCTCGGGCTGtcctgagccccccagggatgtccccaaggagCCCCTGCCCCCCCAAGTCCCCCAGCTCACCCCCCAGCCAAAGTAGGGGCCACCCCAGAGGCAGAGCCCGGCCGCGGGGGTGCCGGGGCTGTCACCTGTGCCGGGGGTGTAACTCCGCGCGTCCCTACCTGGGCCGGGGCTCCCGGTGccggggtggctctgggtggctgtcgggctgtgtcccctccgAGCGCCCCGAGTGTCCCCTAAGCTGCCACTGGCGCGGGGGGGTATTTTTAGCCGCTGTTAGAGCGGAGGGAATGTCACCCACCCTCCTCTGTGCCCCCCACCCCTTGTCGAGGGGGTGAAGAGACAGCGAGGTGACACCACCCACCAGGGCCACCGCTCTGCCGGGCTGGGAGGGCACAACAGCCAcgggggacagtggggacccCCAGCCTGAATCATGTCCCCTACCCAGCACTGTCCACACACCGCGGGGAGGGGGGGTGGTGTCTGGTATTTTAATTGGACCCCCCTCATTAGCGCCGAGTTCATTAGAGGCTCAGAAAGGGCTTTGTGTccgcggggacagcgggaacAGAGTGTCCCCAAGCAACGGCGCTGGCAGCGAATATGCACCCGGTGGGACGTGGGGACACTGGTGCGGGGACATGGAGCCCCCAGTGGCCCTGTGAAGTGCAGGGATTTAGGACACATTAAACCCAAACATCGGGGACCTGCAGGACTTGTGGGGGTCCCGAAGCCCACCCCGGGCGGGGTCTCCCCCTGCGGTGCCCACCTAAAGCCAGCCTCGCAGGAGAAAGGGGGAGGCAcccacctgtcccccagggtttggggggacctgctgggctgggggatgggCTGAAGGGGGGGGTGCTGAGcccaggaagaggaggaggaggaagactGAGCCACGATCCCATTAAAGAGCTTAGGCAGTGGGAGGGTggcacccagcagggcaggattAGGGGGCCTCGTTACCCACCCCGGGGTAATTagctcccttttccctgcaggagGAATCCCCCAGTGCCACCGTCCCCCGCCATCACTcccctgccaccaccctggcCCCTGTCACCACCCGGTCCCCTGCCACCGCTCTGGAGCACCCAGAGGTGGGGGACACACACAACCAGGGATTGATCCCATCCTCAGTGCCCCTCAAAAACGGGATCACAGCCCACAGACAGGAGGGACTCCCCAAAATTATCCCTACTTCCCAAGTCCCCTCAGGGGACCAGTCCCCACGGGCAGGGGGTGTCACACTGATGTTCCCCCTTATGTAAAGccccctgccacctccctgagatgctccatccttttttttctccctgagccCTAATCTTTGCCATCTTGGGCTAATTGGATTTCCTGGGTCACATGGCAAGATAAAAAGTCCCCAAATCCCACGgtcaaaaaaaatcaggttatCCATGGGGAATTAAGGGAGAGAGCGGGGGGCAGCCAGCAGCGAGGACCCACCGAAGAGTTCTGCCAGCTTGGGGCACCCCAACATCAGGTGTGGGGTACCTGGCTCTCCTTTTTTTTGAATTTCTGGTTCATCTCTCAGTGCCCACCTCGTTCCCGAGGTGTGCGTGTTATCttcttgaagagctggaaaagcCTGGGGACCTAGAGGAGCTTGTGGAGTtattggaggaggaggagaacgAAGCCATGGGGAGCGGGGCTAGTGCCGAGGACAAGGAGATGGCCAAGAGGTCcaaggagctggagaagaagCTCCAGGAGGATGCAGATAAGGAGGCCAAGACGgtcaagctgctgctgcttggtaAGGCTGGAGGGGATGTCCCCTGGAGatgtccctgtgttcccactccGTTGAGGCTgaggggatgtggggatggggagggggacagggaacCCATGACCCCCTGGggtcctcctgccctggctctggtACCCTTTGGACAAGCCACCATCAGCCTGGAAAGGTTGTCCTGCCACCAAGACATTATCCCTAGGAAGGGTTGGATGTGGCATTGGTTCTTGGGGACGACAGGCACGGAGGGGACAGtggagggatggggaaggggccAAGACCCTGGGTCCTACCGAGGACGCGCCACATCTCAGGGGGGTCAGCAAGAACCTGGGGAGcttctgccaccagcaccccgAAACCTGCTGGtggtgccaggcaggaggagatggtTCTTGGGGGTCCCTTCGCACCCCACGGGGCTAGGGGGTGaccctgtggggcagggggtgaCTCCATGGGGCAGGGGCCAGCAGTGGGGCCTTATCCAGGTGGGGGGGGCTGGGGTCAAGGCGATTAACACCCTAATTCTAAGCAGCTTCCTGTGCTGCCCTAAGCCGCTTACGGCCCCAAAGGCATCGCCAGGCACTGCCCATGGTGGGCGGGAGGTGTGGGACCTGGGGGACCTGCACCCAGGGGGTTCCCACCACCCAGAGGTTCCCGAGCTGTGGTCCCACACTGGATGCAAGGGATGACAGGAGTGTGGGGATGATGGCAGTGGTGGGAAAAGGCCAGGCTGGGTAGGCAGGGGATGTGTGGGGGACAGTGGCTTTGGTCTCCATGGGGTGCTCATCACTGTGGCAACAGGCCCTGATGGGCACTAAGGTGTCCCTCCCACCCTTTtccaggggctggagagtcAGGGAAGAGCACCATCGTGAAGCAGATGAAGTGAGTATGGCCTGAGCCAGACTGGGGTGGGGGAGGCCACAAGGACGAGCCACCAGCTCTTGGACATGGGGTGGCTGGACCCTGAGTCACCCTCCATGTCAGCTGGTGGTGGCACCTGTGATTCCCAGTGTGGGGTGGTGATTCCTGGTTGAGGGGATGTCCTGGCTTGGGGCTGAGGCCACTGTACCTGCCAGGATCATCCACCAGGATGGTTACACGGAGGAGGAGTGCATGGAGTTCAAGTCCATTATCTACGGGAACATCCTCCAGTCCATCTTGGCCATCATCCGCGCCATGTCCACGCTGGGCATCGACTATGCCGAGTCCTCCTGCGCGGTCAGTCCGGggttgtccctgtccccccagccccatggtgtggggccagggcagcccccagaACCAGGCTCCACAGCAGCCCCATGTTGTCCCCCCAGTCCTGAGGGCACTGTGGGGGGACAGGGGCCATGGCAGGGTTGGTGATGAAGGTCCCTCTTGCAGGATGAAGGCCGGCTGCTCTTCAACCTGGCTGACTCCATCGAGGAGGGCACGATGCCCCCCGAGCTGGTTGCCTGCATCAAGAAGCTGTGGAAGGATGGGGGGGTTCAGGCGTGCTTTGACCGCGCTGCCGAGTATCAGCTCAACGACTCAGCTGCGTAGTGAGTGGGGACATGGCGGGCACAACAGGGACCAGCCTGGGGACCCCCTGACAGCTCACGGCCAGCTCCAACCCAGCCTGACAAAATCCAtctcatccctgctcctgggaataCCCTGAGTCTGCATTCTTCATCCCACCAGTGTCATCATCCATCCCACCAGTACCATTTCCCAACCCCACCAGTATTGTTCTCCATCCCACCAATGCCCTTCTCCATCCCATCAGTGCTCTccccccatcccactgctgccaTGCTCCATTCCATTAGTGCTGTCctacatccatccatcccaccggtgccatccccatcccaagaGTGCCACTGACCTGCAGCCCCACCAACCTTGATG
This region of Haemorhous mexicanus isolate bHaeMex1 chromosome 25, bHaeMex1.pri, whole genome shotgun sequence genomic DNA includes:
- the AMPD2 gene encoding AMP deaminase 2 isoform X2, with product MSSAPPAKCSFKKRGSLQTPSPAELRGGPGARPLQSAWSLPGTPHSLKHFPVDLRTSMDGKYKEIAEELFCRSLAENEMRTAPYEFPEESPIEQLEERRQRLERQISQDVKLEPDILLRAKQDFLKIDSAADLQLLKEQSDSLVDHVPKEREALLEREFQRVTISGEEKCGVPFTDLLDAAKSVVKALFVREKYMGLSLQSFCKTTARYLQELSEKPLETRGYEEVPETPVAADAPVHPPFAEQHPYEMWDPQNMPADLGFGLKMVDGVVHVYTKQDITDKSTELDLPYPDLQEFIADMNFLMALIINGPIKSFCYRRLQYLSNKFQMHVLLNEMKELAAQKKVPHRDFYNIRKVDTHIHASSCMNQKHLLRFIKRAMKKHLDEIVHVEKGKEQTLKEVFETMNLTAYDLSVDTLDVHADRNTFHRFDKFNAKYNPIGESILREIFIKTDNRVSGKYFAHIIKEVMADLEESKYQNAELRLSIYGRSRDEWDKLARWAVSHRVHSNNVRWLVQVPRLFDIYRTKKQLANFQEMLENIFLPLYEATIHPAQHPELHLFLEHVDGFDSVDDESKPEHHIFNLDSPLPGNWVEEDNPPYSYYLYYMYANMTVLNHLRRKRGFHTFVLRPHCGEAGPIHHLVSGFMVSENISHGLLLRKAPVLQYLYYLAQIGIAMSPLSNNSLFLSYHRNPLPEYLSRGLMVSLSTDDPLQFHFTKEPLMEEYSIATQVWKLSSCDMCELARNSVLMSGFSHKVKSYWLGPNYLKEGPEGNDIRRTNVPDIRVSYRFETLCQELTLITQAVQSAELEPIQEEDVLTISLGTH
- the AMPD2 gene encoding AMP deaminase 2 isoform X1 is translated as MSSAPPAKCSFKKRGSLQTPSPAELRGGPGARPLQSAWSLPGTPHSLKHFPVDLRTSMDGKYKEIAEELFCRSLAENEMRTAPYEFPEESPIEQLEERRQRLERQISQDVKLLKEQSDSLVDHVPKEREALLEREFQRVTISGEEKCGVPFTDLLDAAKSVVKALFVREKYMGLSLQSFCKTTARYLQELSEKPLETRGYEEVPETPVAADAPVHPPFAEQHPYEMWDPQNMPADLGFGLKMVDGVVHVYTKQDITDKSTELDLPYPDLQEFIADMNFLMALIINGPIKSFCYRRLQYLSNKFQMHVLLNEMKELAAQKKVPHRDFYNIRKVDTHIHASSCMNQKHLLRFIKRAMKKHLDEIVHVEKGKEQTLKEVFETMNLTAYDLSVDTLDVHADRNTFHRFDKFNAKYNPIGESILREIFIKTDNRVSGKYFAHIIKEVMADLEESKYQNAELRLSIYGRSRDEWDKLARWAVSHRVHSNNVRWLVQVPRLFDIYRTKKQLANFQEMLENIFLPLYEATIHPAQHPELHLFLEHVDGFDSVDDESKPEHHIFNLDSPLPGNWVEEDNPPYSYYLYYMYANMTVLNHLRRKRGFHTFVLRPHCGEAGPIHHLVSGFMVSENISHGLLLRKAPVLQYLYYLAQIGIAMSPLSNNSLFLSYHRNPLPEYLSRGLMVSLSTDDPLQFHFTKEPLMEEYSIATQVWKLSSCDMCELARNSVLMSGFSHKVKSYWLGPNYLKEGPEGNDIRRTNVPDIRVSYRFETLCQELTLITQAVQSAELEPIQEEDVLTISLGTH